One window of Drosophila busckii strain San Diego stock center, stock number 13000-0081.31 chromosome 3L, ASM1175060v1, whole genome shotgun sequence genomic DNA carries:
- the LOC108599706 gene encoding uncharacterized protein DDB_G0272718, with amino-acid sequence MLKLLLTLLSLCALAAARPGYLHGHHHHYPEYPLHHYAEPLHVAKIVHVPAAVSHQSSTIVHSVPHHIIKPVVLPTVVKTVVHPPIIKAYHPAPIIKAYPHYHHYDPYHHYDPHHYLH; translated from the exons atgctgaagctg TTGCTtacgctgctctcgctctgcgCCTTGGCTGCAGCACGTCCTGGTTATCTGCATGGCCACCATCATCACTATCCGGAGTATCCGCTGCATCACTATGCGGAGCCGCTGCACGTGGCCAAGATTGTGCATGTGCCCGCCGCTGTGTCGCATCAGAGCTCCACCATAGTCCACAGTGTGCCACATCACATCATCAAGCCGGTGGTGCTGCCCACAGTGGTCAAGACGGTGGTGCATCCGCCCATCATCAAGGCCTATCATCCAGCGCCTATTATCAAAGCCTATCCTCACTATCATCACTACGATCCCTACCATCATTACGATCCTCATCATTATCTGCATTGA
- the LOC108599714 gene encoding neuropeptide-like 3, protein MFKLCVLLAVLGLALAAPAPAPAPVPAPAPAPGLWGPWGPAPWGPAVVAAPHWAPAPHVVSVLPAAVSHAAITQVHPSPVLVKSAYPYGPVIVG, encoded by the exons ATGTTCAAGCTG TGTGTTCTGCTCGCTGTCCTCGGcctggctttggctgctccTGCGCCTGCGCCCGCTCCAGTGCCCGCACCCGCACCTGCTCCAGGTCTCTGGGGTCCATGGGGTCCCGCTCCTTGGGGTCCTGCTGTAGTCGCTGCTCCCCATTGGGCTCCAGCTCCACATGTTGTTAGCGTTTTGCCTGCCGCTGTCTCCCACGCTGCCATCACCCAAGTGCATCCATCTCCAGTGCTGGTCAAGAGCGCGTATCCCTATGGTCCTGTTATCGTTGGTTAA
- the LOC108599704 gene encoding LOW QUALITY PROTEIN: larval cuticle protein F1 (The sequence of the model RefSeq protein was modified relative to this genomic sequence to represent the inferred CDS: inserted 1 base in 1 codon) codes for MFKFIAIVALLVASASAXHEPVLAKVGTVVHSAPSAVSHQSITQVHSKPYVQHVVAPVLKTTIHSAPVVAVHSAPVLHHAPAYVHAAPVLHSAPLVKSVLHTAPLAYTLHH; via the exons atgttcaaattc attgctattgttgctctgctggttgccagcgccagcg ggCATGAGCCTGTGCTGGCTAAGGTTGGAACCGTTGTGCACAGCGCTCCTTCGGCTGTCTCCCATCAGAGCATCACCCAGGTGCACAGCAAGCCCTACGTGCAACATGTGGTTGCTCCTGTGCTAAAGACCACCATACACTCTGCtccagttgttgctgttcactCCGCTCCTGTTCTGCATCACGCTCCTGCTTATGTTCATGCTGCTCCAGTGCTGCACTCTGCTCCTCTGGTCAAGTCTGTGCTGCACACAGCTCCTTTGGCTTATACTCTGCATCATTAG
- the LOC108599705 gene encoding larval cuticle protein F1, translated as MFKFIAIVALLVASASAGLIETHSVLHEPVLAKVGTVVHSAPSAVSHQSITQVHSKPYVQHVVAPVLKTTIHSAPVVAVHSAPVLHHAPAYVHAAPVLPVAHSAPLVKSVLHTAPLAYTLHH; from the exons atgttcaaattt attgctattgttgctctgctggttgccagcgccagcgctggTTTGATTGAAACCCACTCTGTGCTGCATGAGCCTGTGCTGGCTAAAGTGGGCACCGTTGTGCACAGCGCTCCTTCGGCTGTCTCCCATCAGAGCATCACCCAGGTGCACAGCAAGCCCTACGTGCAACATGTGGTTGCTCCTGTGCTGAAGACCACCATCCACTCCGCtccagttgttgctgtgcacTCCGCTCCTGTTCTGCATCACGCTCCTGCTTATGTTCATGCCGCTCCAGTGCTCCCAGTGGCGCACTCTGCTCCTCTGGTCAAGTCTGTGCTGCACACAGCTCCTTTGGCTTATACTCTGCATCATTAG
- the LOC108598101 gene encoding A-kinase anchor protein 14, which produces MFKFIAFFACVAVAAAAPGLLAQTHTIVQPVLTKTAYVDTSASSAITHQSNVNLVRKVPVVQTYAAAPVVHAAPVVHAAPVVHAAPVVHTAPVLHAAPVVHAAPLVHAAAPVLTYSAAPVVHSVPVVHSAPLVKTVLSAPVAYTAIHHK; this is translated from the exons atgtttaaattc ATTGCCTTCTTCGCCTGCGTTGCtgtggccgctgctgctcctggtCTGCTCGCTCAGACACACACCATTGTCCAGCCTGTGCTGACCAAGACTGCCTATGTGGATACCAGTGCATCCTCGGCTATTACTCATCAGAGTAATGTGAACCTGGTGCGCAAGGTTCCAGTGGTGCAGacttatgctgctgctcccgtCGTCCACGCCGCTCCCGTCGTACACGCTGCTCCTGTTGTCCACGCCGCTCCCGTTGTCCATACCGCTCCTGTTCTCCACGCCGCTCCTGTCGTCCACGCTGCTCCCCTCGtccatgctgctgctccagttcTGACCTACTCCGCTGCTCCTGTGGTACACTCTGTGCCCGTCGTGCACTCCGCTCCCCTGGTAAAAACTGTTCTCAGCGCTCCAGTTGCCTACACCGCCATCCACCATAAGTAA
- the LOC108599118 gene encoding A-kinase anchor protein 14, protein QPRSRAKVGAVVHSVPSATSHQSFTQFHNHAVITPVVKHVVPAVPVVKTIATPVVHAAPVVHAAPVVHAAPVVHAAPVYHAAPVVPVVKHVAPVFHQTYVAPVVKTVPHAVSHQSHTQIHQKTAVYTPVVAPVLKTIATPVVPVVKHIAPVVHAAPVAHVYHH, encoded by the coding sequence CAACCGCGCTCCCGTGCCAAGGTCGGCGCCGTTGTCCACAGCGTGCCTTCAGCCACTTCCCATCAGAGCTTCACGCAGTTCCATAACCATGCTGTGATTACTCCCGTGGTCAAGCACGTTGTGCCCGCCGTGCCTGTGGTCAAGACTATTGCTACTCCTGTGGTTCATGCTGCTCCAGTTGTGCACGCCGCTCCAGTTGTCCACGCTGCTCCCGTCGTCCATGCCGCTCCTGTCTACCACGCCGCTCCTGTTGTTCCAGTGGTCAAGCATGTTGCTCCCGTTTTCCACCAGACCTATGTTGCGCCCGTTGTCAAGACTGTGCCCCATGCCGTCTCTCACCAGAGCCACACTCAGATCCACCAGAAAACCGCTGTCTACACTCCCGTTGTGGCGCCAGTTCTGAAGACCATCGCAACTCCAGTTGTGCCTGTGGTGAAGCATATTGCTCCAGTTGTCCACGCCGCTCCCGTTGCCCACGTCTATCATCATTAA
- the LOC108599160 gene encoding uncharacterized protein LOC108599160: protein MSLLPQSVRYSRLLGHNRLYELTPSVATVAGDLDDSALGYYEKFNLSWRAQFSSPALARHSIGSEFMLAGKRQRSSPYGTMDDIDAENSQNGWSCLFNRCRL, encoded by the exons AtgtcgctgctgccgcaaAGCGTGCGCTACTCGCGACTGCTGGGCCACAATCGCTTGTATGAGCTCACACCCAGtgtagcaactgttgctggcgATTTGGACGACTCTGCGCTCGGCTATTATGAGAAATTCAATCTGAGCTGGCGCGCGCAGTTCTCGAGTCCTGCGCTAGCGCGTCATAGCATTGGCAGCGAGTTTATGCTGGCGGGCAAGCGGCAGCGATCTTCGCCTTATGGCACCATGGACGATATCGATGCGGAGAACAGTCAAAATG GTTGGTCTTGTCTGTTCAATCGTTGTCGCCTCTAA
- the LOC108599161 gene encoding uncharacterized protein LOC108599161, which yields MRQLLLKTVALLLLLLALVSSKPAKEQLLLIDAAPSVVAYQGSSQTHTRFVIAPMGRSLGYLQPTNVNQTFHTQKNGSYERTGPELLQINPVYVHH from the exons ATGCGGCAATTg TTGTTGAAGACTGTTGctctattgctgctgctgctagcgctgGTGAGCAGCAAGCCGGCTAAagagcaactgctgctcatAGATGCAGCGCCTTCGGTGGTGGCCTATCAGGGCTCctcacaaacgcacacacgcTTTGTCATAGCGCCCATGGGACGCTCGCTGGGCTATTTGCAGCCCACAAATGTGAATCAAACTTTTCATACACAAAAGAATGGCAGCTATGAGCGAACTGGGCCCGAGCTGCTACAAATAAATCCTGTTTATGTTCATCATTAG
- the LOC108598862 gene encoding trimeric intracellular cation channel type B: protein MCENLWLKQLPNHFIFRLLHYCHIALQLRDELAGKATPQRRHSYYQSQPFALWLTHLLLTYAADMLVNVLLGALPLEPLSNAPDVLLCSICWYLIFYSPYDMVHALARTLGFRLLAAPVNAINQLLVIDRGIYEAGRVYGQHAILPILVVGTILGSGAELLKPVAALLINRCQQSSAAFVKLSTNSKLSLLVCCLQLLQHHRNSLLLGLSAAQLQRCLLYLLLGHKCLLLLRRYRWEHFIWLWEQRLCYACFGGLYVDLINFFQAKHKCL, encoded by the exons ATGTGCGAGAATTTGTGGCTCAAGCAGCTGCCCAATCACTTCATCTTTCGCCTGCTGCATTATTGCCACATCGCGTTGCAGCTGCGCGACGAGCTCGCAGGCAAGGCCACGCCCCAAAGGCGGCACAGCTATTATCAGTCGCAACCCTTTGCGCTGTGGCTGACGCATTTGCTGCTGACCTATGCGGCGGATATGTTGGTCAATGTGCTGCTGGGTGCGCTGCCGCTGGAGCCGCTGAGCAATGCGCCGGATGTGCTGCTCTGCAGCATCTGCTGGTATCTCATCTTCTATAGTCCTTACGATATGGTGCATGCGCTGGCGCGCACTTTGGGCTTTCGTCTGCTGGCGGCGCCAGTCAATGCCATCAATCAACTGCTGGTCATTGATCGCGGCATCTACGAGGCGGGCAGAGTGTATGGCCAGCATGCCATCCTGCCTATACTGGTGGTGGGCACTATACTGGGCAGTGGCGCCGAGCTTCTCAAGCCTGTGGCTGCGCTGCTCATCAATCGCTGCCAGCAGTCGAGCGCCGCCTTCGTCAAGCTGAGCAC caactcgaAGCTCTCGCTGCTCGTCTGCtgcctgcagctgttgcaacatcATCGcaactcgctgctgctcgGACTCAgtgctgcgcagctgcagcgctgcctgctttACCTGCTGCTGGGCCACaagtgtctgctgctgcttcgtcgCTATCGCTGGGAGCACTTTATCTGGCTGTGGGAGCAGCGTCTGTGCTACGCCTGCTTCGGTGGCCTCTATGTGGATTTAATCAACTTTTTTCAAGCCAAGCACAAATGTTTGTAA
- the LOC108598964 gene encoding protein dpy-30 homolog: MSSKRQSPKLKKHKKPKNEPVAKPVECVPIVKPEKQPKRRDEEASCNRPRHYRSASEQRDYLQKEAVPILMEGMLALAREQPKDPITYLERFWLQQQQKCDIPLPENLL, from the coding sequence atgtcTAGCAAGCGACAATCTCCCAAGCTCAAAAAGCACAAGAAACCAAAAAATGAGCCCGTGGCCAAACCCGTTGAGTGCGTGCCCATAGTGAAGCCGGAAAAGCAGCCCAAGCGCCGAGATGAGGAAGCGTCCTGCAATCGTCCGCGACACTATCGCTCGGCGAGCGAGCAGCGCGATTATTTGCAGAAGGAAGCGGTGCCCATATTGATGGAGGGcatgctggcgctggcacgTGAGCAGCCCAAAGATCCCATAACATATCTCGAGCGCTtctggctgcagcagcaacaaaagtgcGACATACCCTTGCCCGAGAATTTGCTATGA
- the LOC108598963 gene encoding retinin, with product MLQLQLCLFALVGSCAAGSLEWPAELVSLSSSKSLQSAPSSESAELQADNSASAQAEPAPELTSENSASAQAQDALDASQLSVALPLPLVLAARAGLRTVLTIAEPTSVQLGELVEHVPTAVSHQSQTIVHDHRRLVTPIVAPGVRTTQLVRQQSPWLWTLSAEPQSPSQTQPRLLLLRNRN from the exons ATGTTACAATTG caacttTGTCTATTTGCCTTGGTgggcagctgcgctgctggcagcttgGAGTGGCCTGCTGAGCTGGTGTCGCTTAGCTCCAGCAAATCCTTGCAGTCAGCGCCAAGCAGTGAATCCGCTGAGCTGCAAGCCGATAACAGCGCCAGCGCTCAAGCTGAGCCAGCGCCCGAGCTAACATCAGAAAACAGCGCGAGTGCTCAAGCTCAAGATGCTTTGGATGCTTCACAGCTATCTGTGGCCTTGCCGCTGCCTTTGGTGCTTGCCGCACGCGCTGGACTGCGCACTGTGCTGACCATAGCCGAACCCACGTCTGTGCAGCTGGGCGAACTGGTGGAGCATGTGCCCACAGCAGTCTCGCATCAAAGCCAAACCATTGTGCATGATCATCGTCGTCTGGTGACGCCCATTGTGGCACCTGGAGTGCGCACCACACAGCTAGTGCGTCAGCAGTCGCCTTGGCTATGGACGCTGTCCGCTGAACCGCAGTCGCCGTCACAGACACAGCcacgtctgctgctgctcagaaacagaaactaa